A DNA window from Halorubrum sp. DM2 contains the following coding sequences:
- a CDS encoding glucose 1-dehydrogenase, whose amino-acid sequence MVGHTSYDYSGESAIVTGSTKGIGRGIAEGLADAGANVVINSRTEADVQRVADDLDERSAGDVIGVTADMGDPDDIEALVETAIDEFGRINLLVNNAAVWPREQSLVEGSLEDWDFAIDVNVRAQYYASKLVASHMIEEGIEGSIVNHTSQTGDRRTGRRGLYGISKTSINGLTWRMAHELAEHGIRMNAISTDLTETYQVHYEAEMEAENDPDRTKEDILREWGEARAIGRMGQPEDLANAVLYLASDKASYVVGTILRVSGGGNLE is encoded by the coding sequence ATGGTCGGTCACACCAGCTACGACTACAGCGGCGAATCGGCGATCGTTACCGGGTCGACGAAAGGGATCGGTCGCGGCATCGCGGAGGGGCTCGCCGACGCGGGTGCCAACGTGGTGATCAATTCCCGGACCGAGGCCGACGTACAGCGAGTCGCCGATGACCTCGACGAGCGCAGCGCGGGCGACGTGATCGGCGTGACGGCGGACATGGGCGATCCCGACGACATCGAAGCCCTCGTCGAGACCGCGATCGACGAGTTCGGGCGGATCAATCTTCTGGTGAACAACGCCGCAGTCTGGCCCCGAGAGCAGTCGCTCGTCGAGGGCTCGCTCGAAGACTGGGACTTCGCGATAGACGTGAACGTCCGCGCCCAGTACTACGCCTCGAAACTCGTGGCGTCCCACATGATCGAGGAAGGGATCGAGGGATCGATCGTCAACCACACCAGCCAGACCGGGGACCGCCGGACCGGTCGACGCGGCTTGTATGGCATCTCCAAGACCTCGATCAACGGCCTCACCTGGCGGATGGCCCACGAACTCGCGGAACACGGGATCAGAATGAACGCCATCTCGACGGATCTCACCGAGACCTACCAGGTCCACTACGAGGCCGAGATGGAAGCTGAAAACGACCCCGACCGGACGAAGGAGGACATCCTCCGCGAATGGGGTGAGGCCCGTGCCATCGGTCGCATGGGTCAGCCCGAGGATCTGGCGAACGCGGTGCTGTACCTCGCCAGCGACAAGGCATCCTACGTCGTCGGGACGATCCTCCGGGTCAGCGGCGGCGGCAATCTGGAGTGA
- a CDS encoding amidohydrolase family protein — protein sequence MKFVDTHTHAWGTDTDELPWQAEVLPPGWEGSYTARDLIGDMDAAGVEESVIVTTPLYGHGPRANEYTMRAVEAFPDRLWGVGLMDFFGDDPEQVRADLRRVVGHGRMLGVRMHACLEYAEYPTELNRTADWILDDALEPIWAEAAALGTAVFIFPKAEQLSMVADLAEAHPDVQLVVDHMAFPDETTAPDGAPWIDFESVADHDNVAVKVSSLPRSAEADWPYEDLHGYVRNLVEWFGPERLMLGSDYPWMDDWASYGDCLSWAEEAEFLSARDLSYLSHRAFERVHDV from the coding sequence ATGAAATTCGTCGACACGCACACGCACGCCTGGGGGACCGACACCGACGAACTCCCGTGGCAGGCCGAGGTCCTGCCGCCGGGATGGGAGGGATCGTACACGGCCCGGGACCTGATCGGCGACATGGACGCGGCGGGCGTCGAGGAGAGCGTGATCGTCACGACGCCGCTGTACGGCCACGGGCCGCGCGCCAACGAGTACACGATGCGGGCCGTCGAGGCCTTCCCCGACCGGCTGTGGGGGGTCGGCCTCATGGACTTCTTCGGGGACGACCCGGAGCAGGTGCGGGCGGACCTCCGTCGGGTCGTGGGTCACGGGCGGATGCTGGGCGTCCGGATGCACGCCTGCCTCGAATACGCCGAGTACCCGACTGAACTGAACCGTACCGCCGACTGGATCCTCGACGACGCGCTCGAACCGATCTGGGCGGAGGCCGCCGCGCTCGGTACTGCGGTGTTCATCTTTCCCAAGGCCGAACAGCTGTCGATGGTCGCCGACCTCGCCGAGGCACACCCGGACGTGCAACTGGTCGTCGACCACATGGCCTTCCCCGACGAGACGACCGCCCCCGACGGGGCTCCGTGGATCGACTTCGAGTCCGTCGCCGACCACGACAACGTCGCCGTCAAGGTGAGTTCGCTTCCGCGGTCGGCCGAGGCCGACTGGCCCTACGAGGACCTCCACGGCTACGTTCGCAACCTGGTCGAGTGGTTCGGCCCCGAGCGGCTGATGCTCGGGTCGGACTACCCCTGGATGGACGACTGGGCGAGCTACGGGGACTGCCTCTCGTGGGCCGAAGAAGCCGAGTTCCTCTCGGCGCGGGACCTCTCATATCTCTCTCACCGGGCCTTCGAGCGCGTCCACGACGTATAG
- a CDS encoding L-rhamnose mutarotase — MASDTERAVYVQRIDPDHREEYLEAHEDVPEGVSDAMRRGGVTEFELYVRDDLAVCLLEAEDIDAYLDEVDRDDAVEEWERYVAQFKREGVDVDDEDEPIPFMDRIWTLETGDNA; from the coding sequence ATGGCATCCGACACGGAGCGAGCGGTGTACGTCCAGCGAATCGATCCCGACCACCGCGAGGAGTATCTCGAAGCCCACGAGGACGTTCCCGAGGGCGTCTCCGACGCGATGCGTCGGGGCGGCGTCACGGAGTTCGAACTGTACGTCCGCGACGACCTGGCGGTCTGTCTCCTCGAGGCCGAGGACATCGACGCCTACCTCGATGAGGTCGACAGGGACGATGCCGTCGAGGAGTGGGAGCGGTACGTCGCTCAGTTTAAGCGCGAGGGCGTCGATGTCGACGACGAGGACGAACCGATCCCGTTCATGGACCGGATCTGGACGCTCGAAACGGGTGACAACGCGTAG